Within the Leptogranulimonas caecicola genome, the region GAGTCTGTGGGCAGCGACGTGCCGGAGTCGAGGATGATGGGGTCGCCGTTCTTGTCCAGCTCCTCGGAGAGCTTCTGGTAGCTGTACTCAAGCGCGGTGGAATCGGTAAGCTGTTTGCCGATGAGCTCCAGGCCGTCGGTGGAGATGTAGTGGCCCTCCTCGGCCGAGAGCTCCAAGCCCGCCAAGGGCAACCCGTCGTAATGCTTGTTGAGCTTCGCAAAGTAAGCCGCCACCAGCTCGCGGGCTGCAGGGTCGAGGTGCTCGTTGTCAAGATCGATGTTCACATAACGCTTGAGGGTGGAACCCGTAGTGCCGCCAAGATCCTCCACGTAGAGAGGCTCCAGTCGCTGCTCTTTGCCGTCAGGGTCCACATAGTTCAGGCGTACCTCGATGCGGGCGGCCTTGCCGGTCTCAGGATCCTTCTTGAGATAGGCGTCAGAAAGCCACAGGTAAAGCTTGCCGTCATCGAACATGGTGGGAGCGCCGTAGCTGTGAGGCTGGCCGTTCACCAGCAGTTGCCAGCCGGAGATCTTGGAATTCTGACTGTTGAGCTCTTGGAGTTCCTTTTGCATGTCGATGGTGACCATGGTGAGCTTGGTGGTCTTGGACTCGTCAGACCAAGGGCCGTCGCCTTGGAACTTATTCATACCGGCAATGCGCATGGAACCGCCGGTGACGATCACGGTACCGCCGTTGCCGCCCAAGTCCCAACGGTTGGGCGACGTGGGCAGCAGGGTGCCTCCGGTGACCTTGATGACCTTGCCTTTGGCTCCAGGGGCAGCAGCCGAGTCACAGGCGCCGCCAAAGGCGTTGCCGTGGGTGAAGCCGCGGGCCTTGAGGAAGCCGCCGTTGATGGTGATGTTGCCGCAGGTGGAGTTGGGTGTAGTGGTGAGGGCGCTGGGTTGGCGGGGGCCGCCGTTATAGGTAGTGCCGCCCTCGAAGCGCAGCGGGGCGCCAATGCCGGCTCCATGGTAGGAACCGTAGGCGTCAATATCAGCAGCGTTGAAGAACATGTCGGTGGCACCACCACCGCATCCGGCGCCTATGCCGGCGCCGGCACTGGCATAGTAATTCCCGCTTACAGGTGCGTCGGCATCTCCCGCAGCGCCAGGATTGTCTAGGTTCACCGCAACGCCGCGCCAGGCGCAAGCCACAATGGAGCCGCCGTCGAAGACCATAAGGCCTGCATTTTCCATAGATCCCGAGCCAATGGCGGCGCAGCCATAGCCGCCGGCCACCTTGAGCACACCGGGGTTGGCAGCCGAGAGCTTGAGCAGCTCGTCGCCCACTTCCACCTTGGTACCGTTGAGCAACGTGCCGGCGGTGGCGATCTTGCCGCCGTCCACCTCCACATGGGTGCCGTCTGCCAGACGGTTGGTCACCGAGTCGTCGATGGTCAAGCTCGCCGTCTCAGCCACATGGATGCCGGCGCATTGAGTCTCCAGATGCGTACGCACGTAGTTGGTGGTGCCGTCAGCCAGCGTGATGTGCAGCGAGGAGTCGGGCCACAGGTCGATGGGCGAGTTGCGGTCGGCCGCCGTCGTGGGCGCCGAGCTCTTGCTTGTAAGGCTCAACCCCGCCAGCACGATGTTGGCGCGCACGCCACTGGCGATCTTTATGGAGCCCTGCCCCGTGCCTGAGAACGTGAGCGGCGTGCTGGTTTTCACTGTAAGTAGCAACGGCGAGGTAGACACGTCAAAGTCCACCCCTTGCTCTCCCCCGCTCACCGTGATGCCGCCAAACACCGTCACCGTGGACGCAGCCCTCGCCAGGGCCGTCACGCAGGGCTGCGGCACCGAGATCAACAGTGCCAGCAGCACTACCATCGCAGAGCGCGCCAGGTTTGACAGAGATCGTTGAAGTTTCATAAGGCCACCCCTTATACGCACAGCCAGGACAGAGCGCCTGAATTTAAGCTGATTTCATAAACGATAGCACTTATCCCCTATTTCTCTACCTGGATTGATCTCTCCTCTCCCCCGATGGAGGGTTTTCTCAACATGATTTACCAAGCTAGTTGCCTATTTTTCCTTACCGAGAAACCCCTCCATCCCCTGTTGAAATATATAGTATTTTATCTATTTATATTTGCACGATATGCTACCTCTTGCCTATATTCCTCTCTTAGCTGCATCACATGGGGAACCTGGCGTCTGTTGAGGTGCCTCACAGGAATGCGCCCTCGTGGTAGCATTCGCTCTCACGACAAAGCCCGCCCTCCCCCGTTTGGGAGAGAGCGGGCCAAGAGGTGGGACCTCAAATTGAAGCGGTCGTCTGAGAACTACGAACTCTCAGCGTCAGCGTCGCTTACTTGCGATTGCGGCGCTTGCGACCCACAAAGACAATGCCGCCGGTGGTGGCTGTGGCTGCCGCCAGAAGACTTACCAGGCTGGAGGCGATGGAGGCGTCGCCCATCTTGGGAGCCACGCGGGTGCCAGAAGGAGTCACCTTGGTGGCAACACTGGTGTTCTGGTTGAGGAAGTCGGCGTGCTGAGGGTGAGACTCGTCAGCCCAGTCGTACTTACCATCGCCATTGGTATCGATATTGGTATCAGCAATACCGTCGCCATCGGTATCAATGTTCATATCAGGCTTGCCATCGCCGTCAGTATCCACATTGAGCTCAGGCTTGCCGTCGCCGTTGGTGTCGATGTTCACATCAGGCGTAGGCGCGGGATGCTGTTTGGGATCCACTGGATCGGGCTTGCCGTCCTTGTCCTTATCAACAATATTGAGGTCTGGCTTGCCGTCGCCGTCAGTATCCACGTTGAGTTCAGGTTTGCCGTCGCCGTTGGTGTCGATGTTGACGTTAGGCAGTGGTGGATTCTCTGGATCGATGGGGTCGGGTTTGCCGTCGCCGTCCTCGTCCACGATGTTCACGTCGGGTTTGCCGTCGCCGTCGGTGTCCTTATTCAGGTCAGGCTTGTCGTCATCATCGGTGTCTACGTTGACATTGGGTTTCTTGGGACCCTCGGGATCCTTGGGATCCACTGGATCAGGTTTGCCGTCGCCGTCCTCGTCCACGATGTTCACGTCGGGTTTGCCGTCGCCGTTGGTGTCCTTATTGACATCAGGCCCTCCGTCGCCGTCGGTGTCTACGTTGACATTGGGTTTGGGTGCGGGCTTCTTGGTGGGGTCGATGGGGTCGGGCTTACCGTCGCCGTCCTCGTCAACGATGTTCACGTCGGGCTTGCCGTCGTCATCGGTATCGATGTTCACGTCGGGTTTGCCGTCGCCGTCAGTATCCACATTGGTAGTGGGCTTCTTGGGACCCTCGGGATCCTTGGGATCCACTGGATCAGGTTTGCCGTCGCCGTCCTCGTCAACGATGTTGGTATCAGGTTTGCCGTCACCGTCAGTGTCCACGTTGGTATCAGGTTTGCCGTCACCGTCAGTGTCCACGTCAGTGTCGGGCTTGCCGTCGTCATCGGTGTCCTTATTGATGTCAGGCTCGCCGTCGCCGTCGGTGTCCACGTTCACATCGGGTTCGCCGTCGCCGTCGTCATCGATGTTAGTATCGGGCTCGCCGTCGCCGTCGGTATCGATGTTGTTGGTGTTTGTGGCAAACACCACGGTGATGTGATGGTTCTTGTCGATGTCATCGAAGGTGTAGGTGCCCTTGTCCTTGAGATCCGGCTGAGAAACACCGTCTACGTAAACGTAGGCAACCTTCTCGTTCTCATCGTTGGGGGCCCAAGTTACCGTGCGGCTGTCGCCTGCATGAACGGTACCTGCGCCTGAGATGGTGCCAGCGCCACCCTGTACCAAAGTGCTTACCTGGAATGTGCTCTCAGGATCCACATTGATATCGCCGGGAATGGGCTTGTTGGTGTTGTCCACAGGCTTGCGGGCAAGCGCCACCTCGAGTTTATGGTCTGCCTGAACGTTGTTGAAGGTGATTTGACCGTCTTTGTTGGGCGTATAGACATTGCCGTCGGCATCCTTCACAGACTCAACTATGTAACCTTCGCCCGGAGCAATGGTCAAAGTGGCATTCCCACCCTCGTTCACCAGCGCGTTGCCAGACACGGTGCCTTCGCCGTTGGTGATGGTGGCAGAGACGTTGAAGGTCTTCTCGGGCACTGGGTCGACCACTGGTTTGCCATCAGGATCGGTCTTGGGGTTTCCATCCTCGTCGGTGGCCTGCTTAGCGAAGTAGACCTCGATATTGTGGTCGTTGATCACGTTGGTGCGATCCATGGAGCTGCGATCGAAGGAGTCTGTATAGGTTGTCACAGGATCCTTCTTCAGGGGCTCCTCTTTAAGAGAGGTTTCGTCCGCGAAATCCTCTGGAGTCTCAGCAGTCTCTACTGCAGGGGCCTCAGGCAAAGCCTTGGGCTCGGAGTCGAGGCCTTTCTCGGCCGGATTCTCTTCTTGAACCTGGGCCTCTGACTTGGGAGAGCCATCTTCAGGCAGGCTCACAGGCTCATCGCTAGGCTGGGTGACGCCCTCTTCCTGCGGCTCTTCATCCTGCGCAGGAAGCTCAGTGGAGATATGGGAGATCAATCCCTTGGAGCCCAGCCAGTAAAGCGGGGCTGCCTTAAAGAGGCCTCCGCGCGCAAGCGCCTGCTGAGGAGATGCCGGGTTGGCCACTAGATCCCCAGCCTCAACGGCGTCATAGATAGTCTCACCGTTCACCACTACCTTCATGAGGTAGGAACCAGCAGCAGGATTTGCATTGAGGTCTTTGTAGTTGCCTAGGTGATAGACGGATTTCGAAGGAGACACATTGCCCTCGCCGTACTTCACGATATTGACAGTGTGGAGCACTGGGCGCACATGGACCTCTATGTCTTTGTCACTGTTGGTAGGAACAGTGATTTTGCCTTCGGCATTTTTGGCCACAGGCTCGCCGTTTACCACCACCTTCTCAAGTTCATAGCACACGTAATTGTCATCATCGGGGTCGATAGCCGTGCCGTCGGCACTGGTGGCATAGAAGAACCCGTTGTTGCCTGCCTGCAGGTTGCCCAACTTGAGCTCTTTGCCGTTGTCTGTCGTAGCCTGGAGGCTCCATTCCACGTCATAACTGGCATTCTCATCCTTCTTTACCGTAGTTCCGCCAGTGATGGAACCATTCACTGCGCCTACGGCGCCTACGATCTTGGTCTTGATGTGCACATACTCGTTTGGATCGGTGTAGTCAGGGATCACAGGAATGCCATCAGGATCGTCAGAAGGTTCTGCCATATAGATATCAACCACATGGTTCGCAGAGATAGGCTTGCTGAAGACCCCCTTGCGGTAAGCCCCAGTGCTCTGAAGCGTCTGGCCCTTGAGCTCTGAGGTGATGTCTTTGTTGTCGATGACGATCTTTACGATCTCCCATTTGCTGTTGAGGGCGTTCCACATGGGATGCACAGTGTCGCCCTCGTTGACAGTCATGGTGTGGGAGGTCTCCACGTCGCTGTCGCCGCCATAACGGTTCACCGTGACGGTGTACTTGTCGACGGTAGTCACCTCAGTGCCGCCCATAGAAGGCAGGCCGGTGACGGTCACCACCACGTCGTGGTTGGAAGACACGCCGGTGAAGTCGAACTTGCCAGCGGCGATATCGACCTCTGCGCCGTCAACCTTGACGGAAGAGATGGTATAGCGGGAATTCTCAGCGATAGACCAGGTAACCTGCGCGTTCTCGCCGTTCTTCACCGACTGGGTGGGGCTGAGCGCCACCACGTCTTGCGCAGTGGTGCCCTCGACCCTGGTAGAGATGGTGAAATGGGTGTCGACCGTTACCGGAGGCTTGGGCTTCTCGGGAACATCCGGTTTGATGACAGGGTCCTTGGCAAAGACCACGGAAACCTTGACGTCTTGGGTTAGAGGATCTTCCACGGTATAGCTGCCAGCATCCAGAAGATCATCGCGCATGACACCATTCACAATGACGCGCTCGACGTGAGACCCTGCGCTTGCAGCCCAGGTCACGGTTGGCGTTGTGCCTTCTTTTTGCTTGATGGCGCTCTCACAGGTGCCTTCGCCGTCGCTGGAAGGATCTTTTTCGACTGTCACGTCAAAGTAACGATCGTAGTAAAGCTTGAGAGAAAGCGTGGGATTACCGGTTACCGTACCCGTGAAGACATTGTTGTTGACGGTCTGTTGGGTGCCATCCTCACTCACTACCACATGGGAGCTGTCAGGGTTGTACCAATAGCTCTTGCCGCCAGTGGCGATCTCTGGGACTTTGTCAGCCTCTGGCACCGTTTGGGTGCTCTCGGTGGTAGCGGTATAGGTCTTGGTGGGATTGGTGCCATCGTCGAGGTTATTCACCTTGGTGTAGAGATAATTGCCGTTGGCATCCTTGTTGCCGGAGTTCACGTAGTAATCGACGGTGTACTTAGTGTCGTCTCGCGGAGTCCACTTGGCACGGAACGTATGCTCTGTCTTGGTAGCAATGGCCTCATCGCCCGTATAGGCAGTGTCACCTAACACGTCTCCGGTGACCAGGAACCAGCCGCCAAAGTCATAGCCGGGGCGCGTGGGGGTCTTGAACCCGATATAGTTTGTCGCAGTGGCGTTCTTATAGGCCTGGTCAGAGACTCGCGACCCGCCGGCGGAGTCAAAGTGCACGACAAACTGCTCTTTGTCTTCCTTCCACACTGCGTAAATCGTGATGTCGTGAGCAGGCATGGTAGGAGCTGCGATTGGGGTGATCCCTGTGACGCCGCCGGCGACGGCGAAGGTGTTGGCCGTGTTGTCCATGGGGTTCTTGGTGGTAGACCAACCCTGGAAGATATAGCCGGGCTTTGCGGGAATGGTGCGGCCGCTCAACGGAAGGTTTAGAGCACCGACGTTGGCTTGATATTTGATGCCTTCGAAAGAACGGGTGGCACCCAAAGAGCCACCATTGGCATCAAGGCGCACCGTGTAGTCGCCGATCTCCCACTGGGCGACGAGGTAGTAATTGTTCTTCTTGATGTTCTCCGGCTTCGCCGGGGCGGTGGTGTCGCTCTCATCGATTTTTACGAGCTTGGCCACCTGATCGTCGGGGGAAATGAGTTGGTTTCCCGTAGCGGTAGTAGTGCCGGCCTCTTTATTCACAAGGCCGTCAACCACCGCATTGGTATCACCGGCCACAAGCTTCCAGCCTTTGAAGGAGTAGCCCTCGCGCACCGGGAGCACCTTTTGGTCCTCAATCTTTTGCAGAATCGAATTGCCGGAGATCACCCGGAACGAAGTGGAGGCCGCAGTATTGCCTTCTGCGATTTGTCCCCCGTTCGCCAGGTAGATGAGGTTCGCATAGTCCTTGGCATAACTGGGACGAATGATGATGGTATGGTCCTCCGGCACAGGAACGTCGGTGCCGGGAGTCACAGGCTCGCCTTTAGGGGTGGTCCAGCCACTGAACTTGTCTTCAGGGTCGTCGGGATTGTCGAGATCATCCTCATCAGGCAGCACGATTATAGGCTTCTCGCCAATAACGATATAGTCATCGATGGGATTACCGTCCGGGTCTTGAACCTGTACGCGGGTGGGTTGGAATACAGTTTTAGCTCCAAGGTTGCCGCATTCGTCCTTCACCCACACCACGACAGGCTGAGTGCTGTCGAGCTCATAGTCTACAGAGGCAGTGTGAGACACCTCGTCAAAATACTCCCAGTCGGTCTCGGTTGGAGTGGCATTCTCATCGTTAGTGATCCAATAGGCAGCAACACCAGAGCCACGGTTATCCTCGATGAAGGTAATGCCGTCATCGTCGATACCCTGACCAGTGTCGGTAAAGGTAAAGGTGGCGGTGTTCTTCGAGGAGTTAGTTCCCTCGATAAGAGGAACCTTATCGTCGAGGAATGCAGTGATATAGGTCTGAGAAGCCTTGGATTCATTACCATTCTGGTCTTTGACCGTAAGCTCGAAGATCCATTTACCGTTCTTGCTGTCCTTGTCGAAAACAAAGTCAGGAATCTTTGAGACGTGGTCGACCCAACCGCTAGTGGCAACCTGGTTGTTGTCAGGATCCAGCACCGTGAACTTCCATTGGGCAATGCGTGCATCTTCACCAGTACCAGCCAGCTGCCCCACCTTTGACTTGTCACGAATATTCACCGCAAATGTCGTATTGGTGTTCAGCAGATGGCGCTGATGGATAGTCATGATCTGAGTAGGTGTCTCCGACGTTTTAGTAGAAGCGTCCACCATATAGAAGTTCGCCAAAGGTATTGGAGAGGTGACAGGCTGTGAGGTGTCAAATTTCTTACCCTCAATGAAGCTGGTGTAGATATAGTCAGCAAGCTCGGTTACATAGTCGTCAGACATTGCAATATAACCGTTCTTTGCGCCCAAGCCTTGATGGGTGATATTGCCCTCGGCATCTTTCGTTGAGTCCGTGACAATCTTGCCGTCTTGAGCGTTAGAGAGATAGAAGATCTCATTTTCATTCATACGGTTGATACCGTCTGAATAAGTCTCGTCTGTCTCATCGGGAATCTGAGGATCATTGGAGTCGCCCACCAAGTTGATAAAGTACTTTTGCTGGGCTCCCTCATAGTACTGAACGGTCTTCAGCGCGTCGAAGGCGCTGGAGTCATAGTTCATTTCAAGGTCCAGGAAGGAGAACTGAGTAAACTCATTACAACCATGGCTACTGTTTTGCATATAGGGGCCAAAACCGTTGTAACCGTTGGCTACAAGAGCTACAGGGCCATTGAATAGTGTTTCGATAGTTCCCAGATTACCTGATGCGTCGTAGTTCTGCTTTTGTACCGTCACACTGGTTTCGCGAAGGTCGACGGTGAAACGTGCCTTGTTCACAGGCCCAAGATTGGTTGCCTGACTGGCAGTGCCAACCTGGGTTCCCCCTATCACCGAATTATTGGTTGGGTTGTAATTACTCACCTGATAGATAGCAGCGTTGCTGATGGCATTATTGGTACCTGTAAGGCGAAGGTAATATCCAGTGAGGGTGCCGTTTGGGTTCTTGCCCACATTCATCATGAAGCCAGTGCTATTGAGGGTGTGAGTCCTCACAGCAGAGCCGTTGACGTCAAAACTAAACGTACGACGAGCATTGCTAGGTGCAGGATAAATCATTGCATCGAATGCGGCAATATCAGGATATCCTGCGAATATCATGCTGGTCTTGCCATCTTCAGTGAAGTTATAGATATGACTACTAAACGATTGACAGGTAGTATTTGTAAGCTTGCCTTGATCTTTATTGAAATAGTTTGCAATATTCACAGATCCAGTATTGTGGTTGTACACAAGCCAACCCTCGGTGTTGCTGGTATCGATCTTGGCGGCAGTGTCGGTAATACGAAAGCTGCCGGGATCCATTCCTTGGGCTATCAGCTTTTGGGTGAGCTCCTGTTTGAATTCTAGGAACGTCCCTTGGTAGTCGCTAGGAAGCGCTAC harbors:
- a CDS encoding InlB B-repeat-containing protein, which encodes MLKNKTALHPIFKRLYAFMVCTLLALIGIVGGGVLKPALGAVDVGANPTPKVDIAVALPSDYQGTFLEFKQELTQKLIAQGMDPGSFRITDTAAKIDTSNTEGWLVYNHNTGSVNIANYFNKDQGKLTNTTCQSFSSHIYNFTEDGKTSMIFAGYPDIAAFDAMIYPAPSNARRTFSFDVNGSAVRTHTLNSTGFMMNVGKNPNGTLTGYYLRLTGTNNAISNAAIYQVSNYNPTNNSVIGGTQVGTASQATNLGPVNKARFTVDLRETSVTVQKQNYDASGNLGTIETLFNGPVALVANGYNGFGPYMQNSSHGCNEFTQFSFLDLEMNYDSSAFDALKTVQYYEGAQQKYFINLVGDSNDPQIPDETDETYSDGINRMNENEIFYLSNAQDGKIVTDSTKDAEGNITHQGLGAKNGYIAMSDDYVTELADYIYTSFIEGKKFDTSQPVTSPIPLANFYMVDASTKTSETPTQIMTIHQRHLLNTNTTFAVNIRDKSKVGQLAGTGEDARIAQWKFTVLDPDNNQVATSGWVDHVSKIPDFVFDKDSKNGKWIFELTVKDQNGNESKASQTYITAFLDDKVPLIEGTNSSKNTATFTFTDTGQGIDDDGITFIEDNRGSGVAAYWITNDENATPTETDWEYFDEVSHTASVDYELDSTQPVVVWVKDECGNLGAKTVFQPTRVQVQDPDGNPIDDYIVIGEKPIIVLPDEDDLDNPDDPEDKFSGWTTPKGEPVTPGTDVPVPEDHTIIIRPSYAKDYANLIYLANGGQIAEGNTAASTSFRVISGNSILQKIEDQKVLPVREGYSFKGWKLVAGDTNAVVDGLVNKEAGTTTATGNQLISPDDQVAKLVKIDESDTTAPAKPENIKKNNYYLVAQWEIGDYTVRLDANGGSLGATRSFEGIKYQANVGALNLPLSGRTIPAKPGYIFQGWSTTKNPMDNTANTFAVAGGVTGITPIAAPTMPAHDITIYAVWKEDKEQFVVHFDSAGGSRVSDQAYKNATATNYIGFKTPTRPGYDFGGWFLVTGDVLGDTAYTGDEAIATKTEHTFRAKWTPRDDTKYTVDYYVNSGNKDANGNYLYTKVNNLDDGTNPTKTYTATTESTQTVPEADKVPEIATGGKSYWYNPDSSHVVVSEDGTQQTVNNNVFTGTVTGNPTLSLKLYYDRYFDVTVEKDPSSDGEGTCESAIKQKEGTTPTVTWAASAGSHVERVIVNGVMRDDLLDAGSYTVEDPLTQDVKVSVVFAKDPVIKPDVPEKPKPPVTVDTHFTISTRVEGTTAQDVVALSPTQSVKNGENAQVTWSIAENSRYTISSVKVDGAEVDIAAGKFDFTGVSSNHDVVVTVTGLPSMGGTEVTTVDKYTVTVNRYGGDSDVETSHTMTVNEGDTVHPMWNALNSKWEIVKIVIDNKDITSELKGQTLQSTGAYRKGVFSKPISANHVVDIYMAEPSDDPDGIPVIPDYTDPNEYVHIKTKIVGAVGAVNGSITGGTTVKKDENASYDVEWSLQATTDNGKELKLGNLQAGNNGFFYATSADGTAIDPDDDNYVCYELEKVVVNGEPVAKNAEGKITVPTNSDKDIEVHVRPVLHTVNIVKYGEGNVSPSKSVYHLGNYKDLNANPAAGSYLMKVVVNGETIYDAVEAGDLVANPASPQQALARGGLFKAAPLYWLGSKGLISHISTELPAQDEEPQEEGVTQPSDEPVSLPEDGSPKSEAQVQEENPAEKGLDSEPKALPEAPAVETAETPEDFADETSLKEEPLKKDPVTTYTDSFDRSSMDRTNVINDHNIEVYFAKQATDEDGNPKTDPDGKPVVDPVPEKTFNVSATITNGEGTVSGNALVNEGGNATLTIAPGEGYIVESVKDADGNVYTPNKDGQITFNNVQADHKLEVALARKPVDNTNKPIPGDINVDPESTFQVSTLVQGGAGTISGAGTVHAGDSRTVTWAPNDENEKVAYVYVDGVSQPDLKDKGTYTFDDIDKNHHITVVFATNTNNIDTDGDGEPDTNIDDDGDGEPDVNVDTDGDGEPDINKDTDDDGKPDTDVDTDGDGKPDTNVDTDGDGKPDTNIVDEDGDGKPDPVDPKDPEGPKKPTTNVDTDGDGKPDVNIDTDDDGKPDVNIVDEDGDGKPDPIDPTKKPAPKPNVNVDTDGDGGPDVNKDTNGDGKPDVNIVDEDGDGKPDPVDPKDPEGPKKPNVNVDTDDDDKPDLNKDTDGDGKPDVNIVDEDGDGKPDPIDPENPPLPNVNIDTNGDGKPELNVDTDGDGKPDLNIVDKDKDGKPDPVDPKQHPAPTPDVNIDTNGDGKPELNVDTDGDGKPDMNIDTDGDGIADTNIDTNGDGKYDWADESHPQHADFLNQNTSVATKVTPSGTRVAPKMGDASIASSLVSLLAAATATTGGIVFVGRKRRNRK